Proteins encoded by one window of Chondromyces crocatus:
- a CDS encoding alpha/beta fold hydrolase, translating into MAVFCTPEGIRLEYEVHGEGAPLVLVAGLGYDRWTWHRMVPGLSRHHRVITFDNRGVGGSDAPPGPYSAEQLARDTASLIEGLGLGRAHVLGHSMGGFVAQALAITWPERIDRLILSATHFGGPRHVPISPEALAVLTDVGVDPAERFRRGLAVSCAPGFVEANPALIAAWMQRRVTHPVDPTAYRAQLAIGLALFDEKASFEPHLREVQAKTLLLSGALDLVMPPGNATLLAEVLPHGRVVLLPEAGHFFPIEAPEAAVAAILEFLAEPDERLSA; encoded by the coding sequence ATGGCGGTGTTCTGCACGCCGGAAGGGATCCGGCTGGAGTACGAGGTTCATGGAGAGGGTGCGCCGCTCGTGCTCGTCGCCGGCCTCGGGTACGACCGGTGGACGTGGCACCGGATGGTGCCGGGTCTTTCGCGGCATCACCGCGTGATCACCTTCGACAACCGCGGGGTCGGGGGGTCGGATGCGCCTCCGGGTCCGTACAGCGCCGAGCAGCTCGCGCGGGACACGGCCTCGCTGATCGAGGGGCTCGGGCTCGGGCGCGCGCACGTGCTCGGTCACTCCATGGGCGGCTTCGTGGCCCAGGCGCTGGCGATCACGTGGCCCGAGCGGATCGATCGGCTGATCCTCAGCGCCACGCACTTCGGAGGTCCGCGGCATGTGCCGATCTCCCCCGAGGCGCTGGCGGTGCTCACCGACGTGGGCGTGGATCCAGCGGAGCGGTTCCGCCGTGGGCTCGCCGTGAGCTGTGCGCCCGGGTTCGTCGAGGCGAACCCCGCGCTCATCGCGGCGTGGATGCAGCGCCGGGTCACGCACCCGGTGGACCCGACGGCGTACCGGGCGCAGCTCGCCATCGGCCTGGCCTTGTTCGACGAGAAGGCGAGCTTCGAGCCGCACCTGCGCGAGGTGCAGGCCAAGACCCTCCTCCTGTCGGGCGCGCTGGACCTGGTGATGCCGCCAGGAAACGCGACACTGCTCGCCGAGGTGCTGCCGCACGGCCGCGTGGTGCTGCTGCCGGAGGCGGGGCACTTCTTCCCGATCGAGGCGCCCGAGGCCGCCGTCGCGGCCATCCTGGAGTTCCTCGCAGAGCCCGACGAGCGCCTCAGCGCCTGA
- a CDS encoding 2-hydroxychromene-2-carboxylate isomerase has protein sequence MKRVVFFYDFSCPYAYLAHTQIEAVTRRAGAELVWSPFLLGGVFKALGVPQVPAEGMPPAKARHNDLDMHRWADHWGVPLRMPSTHPNRTVLALRATLASHDLPRASRALFDAYWVQSLDVSQPSIVRDALDGAGLDGSALVARADDPAIKDQLRQHTDTALAAGVFGAPAFLVTTPSVSGALFWGQDRFDLVERTLDGWIPPEFRAAPSEVTP, from the coding sequence GTGAAGCGCGTCGTCTTTTTCTACGACTTCTCCTGTCCGTACGCCTACCTGGCGCACACCCAGATCGAGGCCGTCACCCGGCGAGCCGGCGCCGAACTCGTCTGGAGCCCGTTCCTGCTCGGCGGCGTCTTCAAGGCCCTCGGCGTCCCCCAGGTCCCCGCCGAAGGCATGCCGCCCGCGAAGGCCAGGCACAACGACCTCGACATGCACCGCTGGGCCGACCACTGGGGCGTCCCCTTGCGCATGCCGAGCACCCACCCCAACCGCACCGTCCTCGCCCTGCGCGCCACGCTCGCTTCCCACGATCTCCCGCGCGCGAGCCGCGCCCTCTTCGACGCCTACTGGGTGCAATCGCTCGACGTCTCCCAGCCCTCCATCGTCCGCGACGCGCTCGACGGCGCAGGCCTCGACGGAAGCGCCCTCGTCGCCCGCGCCGACGATCCGGCCATCAAGGACCAGCTCCGCCAGCACACCGACACCGCGCTCGCCGCGGGCGTCTTCGGCGCCCCCGCGTTCCTCGTCACCACACCCAGCGTCTCGGGCGCCCTCTTCTGGGGACAGGACCGCTTCGACCTCGTCGAGCGCACCCTCGACGGCTGGATCCCGCCCGAGTTCCGCGCCGCTCCCTCCGAGGTGACCCCGTGA
- a CDS encoding D-alanine--D-alanine ligase family protein — protein MQGNPRKLRVAVLFGGRSAEHEISLLSARFVAEALDRERFEPVLIGIDKEGRWLRQEEALLLGENRDPRLARLNEAMPEVALATHPSEQGETLLKAVEHTGGDAEPIDVVFPVLHGTQGEDGSVQGLLELTGVPYVGSGVLGSAVGMDKDVMKRLLREAELPVLPHFTVRKQGWERDRAGWIERICALAEGGEPSASAPIFVKPANLGSSVGIRRVSDPAEVEAAVDHAFEFDLKVVCEQGLPDAREIECAVLGDEEPVASIPGEIVIDHADGFYSYAAKYIDERGATIKIPADLDPAELSTVQTLSLRVFRALEASGLARVDFLMSADRRIYVNEINTLPGFTAISMYPKLWEASGISPRELVRRLIELALERGERRRRLRTTAALPPSSR, from the coding sequence ATGCAGGGGAACCCGCGCAAGCTCCGCGTCGCCGTGCTCTTCGGAGGGCGCTCCGCCGAGCACGAGATCTCGCTTCTCTCCGCGCGCTTCGTCGCCGAGGCGCTGGACCGGGAGCGCTTCGAGCCCGTGCTGATCGGCATCGACAAGGAAGGCCGCTGGCTGCGCCAGGAGGAGGCCCTGCTGCTCGGCGAGAACCGCGATCCCAGGCTCGCGCGCCTCAACGAGGCCATGCCCGAAGTCGCGCTCGCCACGCACCCGAGCGAGCAAGGCGAGACGCTGCTGAAGGCCGTCGAGCACACGGGCGGTGACGCCGAACCGATCGATGTCGTCTTCCCCGTGCTGCACGGGACGCAAGGAGAGGACGGCAGCGTCCAGGGGCTGCTCGAACTGACCGGCGTGCCGTACGTGGGCTCGGGCGTGCTCGGCTCCGCGGTGGGGATGGACAAGGATGTGATGAAGCGGCTCCTGCGCGAGGCGGAGCTGCCCGTGCTGCCTCACTTCACGGTGCGCAAGCAGGGCTGGGAACGCGACAGGGCAGGCTGGATCGAGCGCATCTGCGCGCTGGCCGAGGGAGGTGAACCGAGCGCGTCGGCGCCGATCTTCGTCAAGCCCGCGAACCTCGGCTCCTCGGTGGGGATCCGGCGCGTGAGCGACCCGGCGGAGGTGGAGGCCGCGGTGGATCATGCCTTCGAGTTCGACCTGAAGGTCGTGTGCGAGCAGGGCTTGCCCGACGCGCGGGAGATCGAGTGCGCGGTGCTCGGGGACGAGGAGCCCGTCGCGTCCATCCCGGGGGAGATCGTGATCGATCACGCCGACGGGTTCTACTCGTATGCAGCCAAGTACATCGACGAGCGGGGAGCCACGATCAAGATCCCGGCGGACCTGGATCCAGCGGAGCTGAGCACGGTGCAGACGCTCTCGCTCCGGGTGTTCCGCGCGCTGGAGGCCTCGGGCCTCGCGCGGGTGGATTTTCTGATGTCCGCCGACCGGCGGATCTACGTGAACGAGATCAACACGCTGCCCGGGTTCACGGCGATCTCGATGTACCCGAAGCTGTGGGAGGCGAGCGGGATCTCGCCGCGGGAGCTGGTGCGGCGCCTCATCGAGCTGGCACTGGAGCGAGGAGAGCGACGTCGGCGGTTGCGCACCACGGCGGCGCTCCCTCCGTCGTCCAGGTAG
- a CDS encoding TrmH family RNA methyltransferase: MRRSTPDCRPVAVEQRKLLAVLDSLDVVAIARELEPFATPERVARLRAAFDARLDAVTVLMDAPHDPHNGGAVLRSCDAFGLQRLHVVERVESFLASTTVARGSERWVEVHTHQTSAEALESLARSGHELVATHPRGQLTPEDLRHIPRVAIVLGNERFGIHAELAAACTRTVSVPMRGFAESLNVSVSAAILLQHATHGRPGDLPEEERARLYARALILSVQHAPEILVERGVLASSAALSL, translated from the coding sequence ATGCGCCGCTCGACCCCGGATTGCCGCCCGGTCGCCGTGGAGCAGCGAAAGCTCCTCGCCGTCCTCGACTCCCTCGACGTGGTCGCGATCGCCCGCGAGCTGGAGCCCTTCGCCACCCCCGAGCGCGTCGCGCGCCTCCGCGCCGCCTTCGACGCCCGCCTCGACGCCGTGACCGTGCTCATGGACGCCCCGCACGACCCGCACAACGGCGGCGCCGTCCTCCGCTCCTGCGACGCCTTCGGCCTCCAGCGCCTGCACGTCGTCGAGCGCGTCGAGAGCTTCCTCGCCTCCACCACCGTCGCCCGCGGCTCCGAGCGCTGGGTCGAGGTCCACACCCACCAGACCTCCGCCGAGGCCCTCGAAAGCCTCGCCCGGAGCGGCCACGAACTCGTCGCCACCCACCCGCGCGGCCAGCTCACCCCCGAAGACCTGCGTCACATCCCGCGCGTCGCCATCGTCCTCGGCAACGAGCGCTTCGGCATCCACGCCGAGCTCGCCGCCGCCTGCACCCGCACCGTCTCCGTCCCCATGCGTGGCTTCGCCGAGAGCCTCAACGTCAGCGTCAGCGCCGCCATCCTCTTGCAGCACGCGACCCATGGCCGCCCTGGCGATCTCCCGGAAGAGGAGCGCGCTCGCCTCTACGCCCGCGCGCTCATCCTCTCCGTGCAGCACGCGCCCGAGATCCTCGTCGAGCGCGGCGTCCTCGCCTCTTCTGCTGCCCTCTCTCTTTGA
- a CDS encoding SMP-30/gluconolactonase/LRE family protein — MRGRAPLSTTLPPLAALSTVASLLATGCVSPETTATTCADVRVEQPILLLESDLRTTSGLGRIDGEGCMTETAGGLALSGDTTLSSSSRQLFVLDRSAGLVHRVTAETTQLDETFRAFDDTEGRANPQDVAVDAEGRLWVTRFDHPSVVVLDRRGAISARVDLEPYADADGNPEAAAIHIADGTAHVALEKLDAKATDAIYPPTGPGVVLAIPTRLDGAITPIELAGRNPFGRFVEALWDPKLLAIATPGDFGELTAGDGIDLIDTAEGKARQIISEVALGGSATDVALVGPNEAYALVAGPEDGVNPTRVVAFDPERGEVTRVLAKAEGYYHWGLLIVGDLLVVGDRTPGRARVVFFDRSTGSEAGEIIAQRLSPVSFALLP, encoded by the coding sequence ATGCGAGGACGTGCGCCGCTGTCGACGACCCTGCCCCCTCTGGCAGCGCTTTCCACCGTGGCCTCCCTGCTGGCCACGGGCTGCGTCTCCCCCGAAACGACCGCGACCACCTGCGCCGACGTGCGCGTCGAGCAGCCCATCCTGCTCCTGGAGAGCGACCTGCGGACCACCAGCGGCCTCGGTCGCATCGATGGCGAAGGCTGCATGACCGAGACCGCTGGCGGGCTCGCGCTGAGCGGGGACACCACCCTCTCCTCGTCGTCACGGCAGCTCTTCGTGCTCGATCGCTCCGCGGGTCTCGTCCACCGCGTAACTGCCGAGACCACGCAGCTCGACGAGACCTTTCGCGCCTTCGACGACACCGAGGGCCGCGCCAACCCGCAGGACGTCGCCGTCGACGCCGAGGGACGGCTCTGGGTGACGCGCTTCGACCATCCCTCGGTGGTGGTCCTCGATCGCCGCGGCGCGATCAGCGCGCGGGTGGACCTCGAACCCTACGCCGACGCCGACGGCAACCCCGAGGCGGCCGCGATCCACATCGCCGACGGCACAGCCCACGTGGCACTGGAGAAGCTCGACGCGAAGGCGACCGACGCCATCTACCCGCCCACCGGCCCTGGCGTGGTGCTGGCCATCCCGACCCGTCTCGACGGCGCAATCACACCCATCGAGCTTGCCGGTCGCAACCCCTTCGGCCGCTTCGTCGAGGCCCTCTGGGACCCGAAGCTCCTCGCCATCGCCACCCCCGGCGACTTCGGCGAGCTGACCGCGGGCGATGGCATCGACCTCATCGACACCGCCGAAGGAAAGGCACGCCAGATCATCTCGGAAGTCGCCCTCGGCGGCTCTGCCACCGACGTCGCCCTGGTCGGCCCGAACGAGGCCTACGCGCTCGTCGCCGGCCCCGAGGACGGCGTGAACCCCACCCGCGTCGTCGCCTTCGACCCCGAGCGCGGCGAGGTCACCCGCGTGCTGGCGAAGGCCGAGGGCTACTACCACTGGGGCCTCTTGATCGTGGGCGACCTGCTGGTCGTCGGCGACAGGACGCCAGGCCGCGCGCGGGTCGTCTTCTTCGACCGGAGCACCGGCAGCGAAGCGGGCGAGATCATCGCGCAGCGCCTCTCCCCCGTCTCCTTCGCGCTCCTGCCGTGA
- a CDS encoding 2-hydroxychromene-2-carboxylate isomerase — protein MKTVDFWFDLSSPYAYFGATQIDAIAARHGAKVNYRPFLLGALFKSIGTPMVPLFSLSDAKRRYIGTDIVRWADVHGVPFRFPSRFPMNTIKPLRMLLALDEAARPPLIHALFRAYWGDDRDISDDATLTDIATREGFDPAPLLAANRDENVKAKLHEATQEAIHLGVCGAPTFIVNGLLFWGQDRLLFVEKALDGWVPANERGA, from the coding sequence GTGAAGACCGTCGACTTCTGGTTCGATCTCTCGAGCCCCTACGCCTACTTCGGCGCCACCCAGATCGACGCCATCGCCGCGCGCCATGGTGCCAAGGTCAACTACCGCCCCTTCCTCCTCGGCGCCCTCTTCAAGAGCATCGGCACCCCGATGGTCCCGCTCTTCAGCCTCAGCGATGCCAAACGCCGCTACATCGGCACCGACATCGTGCGCTGGGCCGACGTCCACGGCGTGCCGTTCCGCTTCCCCTCGCGCTTCCCCATGAACACCATCAAGCCGCTGCGCATGCTGCTCGCCCTCGACGAAGCCGCGCGCCCGCCCCTCATCCACGCCCTCTTCCGCGCCTACTGGGGTGACGACCGCGACATCTCCGACGACGCGACCCTCACCGACATCGCCACGCGCGAAGGCTTCGATCCTGCGCCGCTGCTCGCTGCAAATCGTGACGAAAACGTCAAGGCCAAGCTGCACGAGGCCACGCAAGAAGCCATCCATCTCGGCGTCTGTGGAGCACCAACGTTCATCGTCAACGGACTTCTCTTCTGGGGCCAGGATCGCTTGCTCTTCGTCGAGAAAGCCCTCGACGGATGGGTCCCGGCCAACGAACGCGGTGCGTGA